From one Lolium rigidum isolate FL_2022 chromosome 4, APGP_CSIRO_Lrig_0.1, whole genome shotgun sequence genomic stretch:
- the LOC124650534 gene encoding glycosyltransferase BC10-like: MTPSVTTHASPLLLSLLLLVSIPTVFLLVPRLIPPKTLPAIPDADESDDLALFRRAILSSSSTSAAKPATSSFFHRRPTPKVAFLFLTNSDIVFSPLWEKYFRGHRQLFNIYVHADPSSVLDLPLTPTFRGRFVPAKATQRASPTLISAARRLLATALLDDPSNQFFALLSQSCIPLHPFPTMYNALLSDNAGPHGRHRSFIEIKDKDWVLHDRYYARGDEVMLPEVPYDRFRSGSQFFVLTRRHAILVVRDMRLWKKFKLPCLIERKDSCYPEEHYFPTLLDMQDPDGCTKYSLTRVNWTDQVEGHPHTYRPGEVSARFIRELRKSNATYSYMFARKFAPECLEPLMQIADSVILRD; this comes from the coding sequence ATGACGCCGTCGGTCACGACGCACGCCTCGCCGCTACTGCTCTCGCTGCTCCTGCTCGTCTCCATCCCGACCGTCTTCCTCCTCGTGCCGCGCCTCATCCCGCCCAAGACGCTCCCGGCCATCCCGGACGCGGACGAGTCCGACGACCTGGCCCTCTTCCGCCgggccatcctctcctcctcctccacctccgccgccaagcCGGCGACCAGCTCCTTCTTCCACCGCCGGCCCACGCCCAAGGTCGCGTTCCTCTTCCTCACCAACTCCGACATCGTCTTCTCCCCGCTCTGGGAGAAGTACTTCCGCGGGCACCGCCAGCTCTTCAACATCTACGTGCACGCCGACCCCTCCTCAGTCCTCGACCTGCCGCTCACGCCCACCTTCCGCGGCCGCTTCGTGCCGGCCAAGGCCACGCAGCGCGCCTCCCCCACGCTcatctccgccgcgcgccgcctcctcgcCACCGCCCTCCTCGACGACCCCTCCAACCAGTTCTTCGCGCTGCTCTCGCAGTCCTGCATCCCGCTCCACCCCTTCCCCACCATGTACAACGCGCTCCTCTCCGACAATGCCGGCCCCCACGGCCGCCACCGCAGCTTCATAGAGATCAAGGACAAGGACTGGGTGCTCCATGACAGGTACTACGCCCGCGGCGACGAGGTCATGCTGCCGGAGGTGCCGTACGACCGGTTCCGTTCCGGGTCGCAGTTCTTCGTGCTCACCAGGAGGCATGCCATCCTGGTTGTCAGGGACATGAGGCTCTGGAAGAAGTTTAAGCTGCCCTGTTTGATCGAGCGCAAGGACTCGTGCTATCCGGAGGAGCACTACTTCCCGACGTTGCTCGACATGCAGGACCCCGACGGGTGCACCAAGTATAGCCTCACCAGGGTCAACTGGACAGATCAAGTCGAGGGCCATCCGCACACCTATCGTCCTGGGGAGGTGTCCGCAAGATTTATCAGGGAGCTCAGGAAGTCCAATGCCACTTACTCCTACATGTTTGCCCGCAAATTCGCCCCCGAGTGCCTCGAGCCGCTCATGCAGATCGCGGACTCTGTCATCCTACGTGACTAG